A section of the Acuticoccus sp. I52.16.1 genome encodes:
- a CDS encoding ABC transporter ATP-binding protein, which produces MKEPLLKVEDLKVHFPVRGGWLGGEIGTVKAVDGFDIEIGKGETVALVGESGCGKSTAGNAILGLVRATGGRVLFEGTDILSLDPAARAEARRDMQVIFQDPVSALNPKLTIAHSIAEPLIIEGVPAKARRERVADLLATVGLNPSQAKRYPNELSGGQRQRVVIARALARSPKLIVCDEPTSALDVSIQSQILNLLMRLQKEFGFSYLFISHDLSVVRHIADRVAVMYLGTIAEEGEAETVFDHPVHPYTEALLSAIPLPDPRAQRERRTMILKGDLPSPLDPPKGCRFVTRCPIAEPRCQTVRPLLAPTAQGSRAACYVRNPAALPDQAA; this is translated from the coding sequence ATGAAAGAGCCCCTCCTCAAGGTGGAGGACCTGAAGGTCCACTTCCCCGTGCGCGGCGGCTGGCTGGGCGGTGAGATCGGCACCGTGAAGGCGGTGGACGGGTTCGACATCGAGATCGGCAAGGGCGAGACGGTCGCCCTCGTCGGCGAGAGCGGCTGCGGCAAGTCCACCGCCGGCAACGCCATCCTCGGCCTCGTCCGCGCCACCGGCGGCCGCGTCCTCTTCGAGGGGACCGACATCCTGTCGCTCGACCCCGCGGCCCGCGCCGAGGCCCGGCGCGACATGCAGGTGATCTTTCAGGACCCCGTGTCGGCGCTAAATCCGAAGCTCACCATCGCCCACTCCATCGCCGAGCCTCTGATCATCGAGGGCGTCCCCGCCAAGGCGCGGCGCGAGCGGGTCGCCGACCTGCTGGCGACCGTCGGCCTCAACCCCTCGCAGGCGAAGCGCTACCCCAACGAGCTCTCCGGCGGGCAGCGCCAGCGCGTCGTCATCGCCCGCGCCCTCGCCCGCTCGCCCAAGCTCATCGTCTGCGACGAGCCGACGTCGGCGCTGGACGTGTCGATCCAGTCGCAGATCCTCAACCTTTTGATGCGGCTGCAGAAGGAGTTCGGATTCTCCTACCTCTTCATCTCGCACGACCTCTCCGTCGTGCGGCACATCGCCGACCGCGTGGCGGTGATGTACCTCGGCACCATCGCCGAGGAGGGCGAGGCCGAGACCGTCTTCGACCACCCGGTGCACCCCTACACGGAGGCCCTGCTGAGCGCGATCCCGCTGCCCGACCCGCGCGCCCAGCGCGAGCGGCGCACGATGATCCTCAAGGGCGACCTGCCGAGCCCGCTCGACCCGCCCAAGGGCTGCCGCTTCGTCACCCGCTGCCCGATCGCCGAGCCGCGTTGCCAGACCGTACGACCGCTTCTGGCCCCCACCGCACAGGGCTCGCGCGCCGCCTGCTACGTCCGCAATCCCGCCGCCCTCCCCGACCAGGCCGCCTGA